A genomic window from Candidatus Delongbacteria bacterium includes:
- the creD gene encoding cell envelope integrity protein CreD, with product MQEFLDRLLAGIRGSQMLRLLVLCFWVLLLKIPAGMVESLVHERQQRRDEAVAEVSSKWGQTQAIDGPALVIPFTRNWTETLTDGRQVVRTATSRAVFLPESLRVTGRIDSRERNRGIFSVPVYTLDLLLEGEFARPDFSLLGAEPASIDWEHAQLAVGIADVRAIQEESRVIWNGQSLPLLPGTGDFKAAAGGVHALAAVNPEQESISFRVPLLLNGSQSAWLTPSGKTTRVTLESNHPDPGFQGNWLPTSHSEGPEGFTADWTISWLGRNYPQAWQNNEVSATQLEQSRFGVQLVNPVDQYRMAGRSVKYSDLFILLTFASIWLMEVLGRIRVHGIQYLLLGAALCLFYLLELALSEHLGFPLSYLLASLSILGMVGGYALVMLRSPGRAGLLTAGVALLYAYLYVVLGNEDSALLVGSIGLFLVLGLVMVTTRRVDWSRGAAAPPAGPPR from the coding sequence ATGCAGGAATTCCTCGACAGGCTGCTGGCCGGGATTCGCGGCTCGCAGATGCTGCGCCTTCTGGTGCTGTGCTTCTGGGTGCTGCTGCTCAAGATTCCGGCGGGCATGGTCGAAAGCCTGGTGCACGAACGCCAGCAGCGCCGCGATGAGGCGGTGGCCGAGGTGTCCTCGAAGTGGGGCCAGACGCAGGCCATCGACGGCCCCGCGCTGGTGATTCCCTTCACGCGCAACTGGACCGAAACTCTCACCGACGGCAGGCAGGTCGTCCGCACGGCAACCTCCCGGGCCGTGTTTCTGCCCGAGAGCCTGCGGGTGACAGGGCGCATCGACTCCCGCGAACGCAATCGGGGCATCTTCTCCGTACCGGTCTACACGCTGGACCTGCTGCTGGAGGGGGAGTTCGCCCGGCCCGATTTCTCGCTGCTGGGGGCTGAACCCGCATCCATCGACTGGGAACATGCCCAGTTGGCGGTGGGCATTGCCGATGTGCGTGCGATCCAGGAAGAGTCGCGCGTGATCTGGAACGGCCAGTCCCTGCCTCTGCTGCCCGGCACGGGAGATTTCAAGGCCGCAGCGGGTGGCGTGCATGCCCTGGCAGCGGTGAACCCGGAGCAGGAGAGCATTTCCTTCCGTGTGCCACTGCTGCTCAACGGCAGCCAGAGTGCCTGGCTCACTCCTTCCGGCAAGACCACGCGTGTGACGCTGGAGTCCAACCACCCCGATCCCGGTTTCCAGGGCAACTGGCTGCCCACGTCACACAGCGAGGGACCCGAAGGCTTCACGGCCGACTGGACCATTTCCTGGCTGGGGCGCAACTATCCCCAGGCCTGGCAGAACAACGAGGTCAGCGCCACGCAGCTGGAGCAGTCGCGCTTTGGAGTACAGTTGGTCAATCCGGTGGACCAGTACCGCATGGCCGGGCGCAGCGTGAAGTATTCGGACCTGTTCATTCTGCTGACCTTCGCCTCGATCTGGCTGATGGAAGTCCTGGGACGGATCCGCGTGCACGGCATCCAGTACCTGCTGCTGGGTGCGGCACTGTGTCTGTTCTACTTGCTGGAGCTGGCGTTGTCGGAGCACCTGGGGTTCCCTCTGTCTTACCTGCTGGCCAGCCTGTCCATCCTGGGAATGGTCGGCGGGTATGCGCTGGTCATGTTGCGCAGTCCCGGACGCGCCGGATTGCTGACCGCGGGCGTGGCCCTGCTATATGCCTACCTGTATGTGGTGCTGGGCAACGAGGACTCGGCCCTGCTGGTCGGCTCCATCGGGCTGTTTCTGGTGCTGGGGCTGGTCATGGTCACCACCCGTCGGGTCGACTGGTCCCGGGGTGCGGCCGCGCCACCGGCAGGACCGCCGCGCTGA
- a CDS encoding carbohydrate-binding family 9-like protein, whose product MRYEPPPAGLCLTLLLLSGSVAPLFAGFPVPAIEFSPREYPCHYTSQAPVIDGRLESPLWDQAPWSEDFVEIRSNELAPAPRQRTRARLLWDEEFLFVAAELEESDLWGTLEQRDAVIYHDNDFELFLDPDGDAHSYYELEINALGTVWDLLLLWPYRDGNSAVNAWDIAGLQSAVSLNGTLNDPSDTDTGWSVELALPWSVLAERANRQVPPTEGDVWRLNFSRVQWHLDVVDGQYRKRLDHEGNPLPEDNWVWSAQGLVAMHYPERWGYLHFLEAPEARLKPVADSPGERAVAWLWELYYRQMEARESQGRWITDPERLLGGLERPAGFQWPPELSLGERRWQVVLQPVGGDGELSIDETGRLQRPPLREEE is encoded by the coding sequence GTGAGATATGAACCTCCCCCTGCGGGACTCTGCCTGACCCTGCTGCTGCTCAGCGGCTCGGTCGCGCCTCTGTTTGCCGGATTCCCCGTTCCCGCCATCGAGTTCTCCCCGCGCGAATACCCTTGTCACTATACTAGTCAGGCGCCCGTGATCGACGGACGACTGGAGTCGCCGCTCTGGGACCAGGCGCCCTGGAGCGAGGACTTCGTCGAGATCCGCAGCAACGAGCTGGCTCCCGCTCCTCGCCAGCGGACCCGGGCCCGCCTGCTCTGGGACGAGGAGTTCCTCTTCGTGGCCGCCGAGCTGGAGGAGTCGGACCTCTGGGGCACCCTCGAGCAGCGCGACGCGGTGATCTACCACGACAATGATTTCGAACTCTTCCTGGACCCGGACGGCGACGCCCACTCCTATTACGAGCTGGAGATCAACGCCCTGGGCACGGTCTGGGACCTGCTGCTGCTCTGGCCCTACCGCGACGGCAACTCCGCCGTCAACGCCTGGGACATTGCCGGGCTGCAGAGCGCCGTCTCCCTGAATGGCACGCTCAATGATCCCAGTGACACGGACACGGGCTGGAGCGTGGAGCTGGCGCTGCCCTGGAGCGTGCTGGCCGAACGGGCCAACCGCCAGGTGCCACCCACGGAAGGCGATGTCTGGCGGCTGAACTTCTCGCGCGTGCAGTGGCACCTGGACGTGGTGGACGGCCAGTACCGGAAACGCCTTGATCACGAGGGAAATCCCCTGCCCGAAGACAACTGGGTCTGGTCGGCCCAGGGCCTTGTCGCCATGCACTACCCCGAACGCTGGGGCTACCTGCACTTTCTCGAAGCGCCCGAAGCCCGGCTCAAACCGGTGGCCGACAGCCCGGGCGAACGCGCCGTGGCCTGGCTCTGGGAACTGTATTACCGCCAGATGGAGGCGCGAGAGTCCCAGGGACGCTGGATCACCGATCCCGAGCGCTTGCTGGGCGGACTTGAGAGGCCTGCCGGATTCCAGTGGCCGCCCGAGCTGTCTCTGGGCGAGCGCCGCTGGCAGGTGGTGCTGCAGCCCGTGGGCGGTGATGGCGAGCTCTCGATTGACGAAACCGGTCGCCTGCAGCGGCCTCCGCTGCGGGAGGAGGAATGA
- a CDS encoding sodium:solute symporter, translating to MNLHLIDWLIVLAVFLLMVGSVQLSRLHMKSVADFLAAGRTAGRYIIALSSGIAGLGAITVVNQMEMNYVAGFTQTWWGFTMGVVMLVLTVSGWVNYRFRETRALTLSQFFEMRYSRNFRVFAGFIAFMAGLINFGIFPAVGARFFIHYCGLPLHFELLGLNFSTYAVVMALLLIVALYFVFTGGQVAIVISDFIQGVFINTVFVALLLFVLLKVDWSHISEAMAMAPVDASKINPFKTGHMDDFNLWYFLIGVFGVIYGAMSWQGTQGYNSSARSAHEAKMGGVLGTWRGMGQVTALLLIPIVAYTVMHHGAYTGIQDSVNAVLATVSEGAERSQLTVPLVLVNLLPVGLLGAFAALMLGACLTTLDTYLHSWGSILVQDVILPLRKNPVPMGTRQHLWLLRLSILGVAIFIYFFSLWFKPNEYIAMFFAITGAIFAGGSGAVIIGGLYWKRGTAAGAWSAMLTGSGIAVGGIVIRQLNPDFFLNGQQFWMLAMLCSSALYIGVSLLGRGEPCDLDKLLHRGRWEIPGEKEVVNPLATRLSKLFGMGVEFSKRDRFLIMLTYAWTLLWGLIFGVGTVWNLTHEVSDSSWMSFWRGYTWLYLAVSVAVLIWFTMGGARDLRDMIARLKTLNRDSGDDGSVRHTEQGAPPS from the coding sequence ATGAACCTTCATCTGATTGACTGGCTGATCGTGCTGGCCGTGTTCCTGCTGATGGTGGGCAGTGTGCAGCTCAGCCGCCTGCACATGAAGAGCGTGGCCGACTTTCTGGCGGCCGGGCGCACGGCGGGACGCTACATCATCGCGCTCAGCTCGGGCATCGCGGGGCTGGGGGCGATCACGGTGGTGAACCAGATGGAGATGAACTACGTCGCGGGCTTCACCCAGACCTGGTGGGGCTTCACCATGGGCGTGGTGATGCTCGTGCTCACGGTGTCCGGCTGGGTCAACTACCGCTTCCGTGAAACACGCGCGCTCACGCTCTCGCAGTTCTTCGAGATGCGCTACAGCCGCAACTTCCGCGTGTTCGCCGGTTTCATCGCCTTCATGGCCGGGCTGATCAACTTCGGCATTTTCCCCGCCGTTGGCGCGCGCTTCTTCATTCACTACTGCGGCCTGCCCCTGCATTTCGAGCTGCTGGGGCTGAACTTCAGCACCTACGCCGTGGTGATGGCCCTGCTGCTGATCGTGGCGCTGTATTTCGTCTTCACGGGCGGGCAGGTGGCCATCGTGATCAGCGACTTCATCCAGGGCGTGTTCATCAACACGGTCTTCGTGGCCCTGCTGCTCTTCGTGCTGCTGAAGGTCGACTGGAGCCACATCTCCGAAGCGATGGCGATGGCCCCGGTGGACGCCTCGAAGATCAATCCCTTCAAGACCGGCCACATGGACGACTTCAACCTCTGGTACTTCCTGATCGGAGTCTTTGGCGTGATCTACGGCGCCATGTCCTGGCAGGGTACCCAGGGCTACAACTCGAGCGCGCGCAGTGCGCACGAGGCCAAGATGGGCGGGGTGCTGGGCACTTGGCGCGGCATGGGGCAGGTGACCGCGCTGCTGCTGATTCCCATCGTGGCGTACACGGTCATGCATCATGGCGCCTATACGGGCATTCAGGACAGCGTGAACGCCGTGCTGGCCACGGTCAGCGAGGGCGCCGAGCGCAGCCAGCTGACCGTGCCGCTTGTGCTGGTGAACCTGCTGCCGGTGGGCCTGCTGGGAGCCTTTGCCGCCCTGATGCTGGGCGCCTGCCTGACCACGCTGGACACCTACCTGCACTCCTGGGGCAGCATTCTGGTGCAGGACGTGATTCTGCCGCTGCGCAAGAACCCCGTTCCCATGGGCACCCGCCAGCATCTGTGGTTGCTGCGGCTCTCGATTCTGGGTGTGGCGATCTTCATCTACTTCTTCAGCCTCTGGTTCAAGCCCAACGAGTACATCGCGATGTTCTTCGCCATCACCGGGGCCATCTTCGCTGGCGGTTCGGGCGCGGTGATCATCGGTGGGCTCTACTGGAAACGCGGCACGGCGGCGGGCGCCTGGAGCGCCATGCTCACCGGCAGCGGCATCGCCGTGGGCGGCATCGTGATCCGTCAGCTCAACCCGGACTTCTTCCTCAACGGCCAGCAGTTCTGGATGCTGGCCATGCTCTGTTCCTCGGCGCTCTACATCGGTGTGTCGCTGCTGGGCCGGGGCGAGCCCTGCGACCTGGACAAGCTGCTGCACCGCGGGCGCTGGGAGATTCCCGGTGAAAAGGAAGTGGTCAATCCGCTGGCCACCCGCCTTTCGAAGCTCTTCGGCATGGGGGTGGAGTTCTCGAAGCGCGACCGCTTTCTGATCATGCTTACCTATGCCTGGACCCTGCTCTGGGGGCTGATCTTCGGGGTGGGCACGGTCTGGAATCTGACCCACGAGGTCAGCGATTCCTCCTGGATGAGCTTCTGGCGCGGTTACACCTGGCTCTATCTGGCGGTTTCGGTGGCCGTACTGATCTGGTTCACCATGGGCGGCGCCCGGGACCTGCGCGACATGATTGCACGACTCAAGACATTGAACCGGGATTCCGGCGACGACGGTAGTGTCCGTCACACAGAACAAGGAGCGCCTCCATCATGA
- a CDS encoding T9SS type A sorting domain-containing protein translates to MNRLLIVVIGALSLFWTETGEAQQSENCTLVGSHETLGQAIAVSGSLVLMGAMDLEIVDFSSPTRPVSLSSLQAPGAIMAIAVEGELAYLACGFAGLCIVDLHDPANPVIVGSLGSGTNTNDVVVSNGRAYLADGWTGIRIVDVTHPEAPAVLGGLDTPGSAAGVAVHGNVLWVADSFEGIRAIDVSDPSEPQEVGFDASQNAVYAIVADDSGVFAADHYGGLRILDGSDPAQPQELGWYITPGNPWDLALGDNLVYMADDQQGVRIIDISDPTSPVLAGYYSSGYAVEVAFANGRVHVADLEDGILVLEYHQTTGLIPGETRLPSDFGLRANTPNPFNPATLIHFSLEDAQHASLRIFDLRGRLVSSLLDGPQAPGAHSLRFDASALPSGTYLCLLETPSGHSSLRMTLLK, encoded by the coding sequence ATGAATCGCCTGCTGATCGTGGTCATTGGCGCCTTGTCTCTGTTCTGGACCGAGACGGGTGAGGCACAGCAATCCGAGAACTGCACGCTGGTGGGCAGTCATGAGACTCTCGGGCAGGCGATCGCAGTCTCGGGCTCGTTGGTCCTCATGGGAGCCATGGACCTGGAAATCGTCGATTTCTCGTCGCCCACCCGCCCCGTATCGCTGAGCAGTCTGCAGGCACCCGGAGCGATCATGGCGATAGCGGTGGAGGGAGAACTGGCCTATCTGGCCTGTGGGTTTGCCGGCCTCTGCATCGTGGACCTGCACGACCCCGCCAACCCGGTGATCGTGGGCAGTCTGGGATCCGGGACCAACACCAACGATGTGGTGGTGAGCAACGGCAGGGCCTATCTGGCGGACGGCTGGACCGGCATCCGCATCGTGGATGTCACACACCCCGAGGCACCGGCCGTTCTGGGTGGTTTGGATACTCCGGGCAGCGCGGCCGGCGTGGCCGTTCATGGAAACGTGCTCTGGGTCGCCGACAGTTTCGAAGGCATTCGGGCGATTGATGTGAGCGACCCCAGCGAACCGCAGGAAGTCGGCTTCGATGCGTCCCAGAATGCCGTTTACGCCATTGTCGCGGACGACAGCGGAGTCTTCGCGGCCGATCATTACGGAGGCCTGAGAATTCTGGATGGCAGCGACCCCGCCCAGCCACAGGAACTGGGCTGGTACATCACTCCCGGCAATCCCTGGGATCTGGCGCTGGGCGACAATCTGGTCTACATGGCCGACGACCAGCAGGGCGTTCGCATCATCGACATCAGCGACCCGACCTCACCCGTCCTGGCTGGGTACTATTCCTCGGGTTACGCCGTGGAAGTTGCCTTCGCCAATGGCCGTGTCCATGTCGCCGATCTGGAGGACGGCATTCTGGTGCTCGAGTACCATCAGACCACCGGCTTGATTCCCGGGGAGACCCGCCTGCCCTCGGACTTCGGGCTTAGGGCGAACACGCCCAACCCGTTCAATCCCGCCACGCTGATCCATTTCTCCCTCGAGGACGCACAGCATGCATCACTGCGCATCTTCGACCTGCGGGGTCGGCTGGTGAGCAGTTTGCTGGACGGCCCGCAGGCCCCGGGCGCACACAGTCTGCGCTTTGATGCTTCCGCCCTGCCCAGTGGCACATATCTCTGCCTGCTGGAAACCCCATCGGGCCATTCATCGCTGCGGATGACCCTGCTCAAGTGA